CCTCAAGTTCTTCAGTCATAGTCTAAGTGAGAAGGATGGTATCTTAATTTATTTGTGCATGGAAAATCTATAGAGCTAACACATCTTCTATATTTATCCTGAAGAAAAGACTCTCGTAAACGCCATTGAGTGGAAGCATACGCTAGACTGCAGTGTAACATGGAGaagaatgtgtatgtatgtagtgTTTAGTAATTTTAAAAGGAGTTGGAAAAACGGTAATAAGAAAACAAGTATCGTGCACAGTTCCTGTCAGGAAATTTATAAGGAAAGAGAGTTTAATAACATCAGGTAAAGCTAATATGCAGTAAAGTtgtagttaaacaaaaaaaaaaatatattgtataaTATGCTGTAACTGAGCTTCTGAGCTTTCTGTGTGAATATATACTGTGTTAACATGCGTATGGAGCAGACTTCAGCATTTCTAAGTTTTAAAGGGCAATAAAGTTATGCGCAAGTGCTGACTGCAAAACACTTCTTAACTGGCAAGTCTGAAGCGACTCTAATGAACTGCCAATTGTGTAGATAGTTATAAGggtggtttgtttattttatgaagCTGAATCTCAAAGCAGCTTCTGATCTTGAGCAGCGAAGTTCCTTGTTTCAGATTGGGTATGATGCTACAGGAAGCTCTCCTCGTTTGCAAGCAAGTAAATTAAGCAGGAAAAGAACAGTGCTTATACATTTGAAATACGAGCTCAGTGTTTACAGTACGAAACGATGAGGATCGTGTAGTTGTTACTTATTTTACTCTTATAATTCTGAAAAACGTTTGTTTTTATGCTGCATGGAGTGATGTGTTGCTTGGGTAACGGTGTTTTAGATTTAGATTTCTGCTGATAGGAAATTCAGAGTTTGGAGTCAGCGGCAGAATACGTATGAAAAGTGTATCTATCTTACCGAAAGAAATGCACCATGTGAAGTCTCATATTGATTTGTTCTGGCCTGAGTTCCTCTCAAGCCCCTTTAGATGTGGAGCCAAGGTAATCTGCTAGATTTACCAATTTCATACAATAGGTTAAAAGTCTCATAAGAGGACCAAAAGTTAGTTGAATTCTTAGTATTTGCGGTGATAAATAAGAGACAgtttctttcctccctgccctccccaaatgaaatttaatttgagAGTTCTGCTGTTAACTAACTTTGTTTATGTGTAGCTGGGTTGATGAGGTGTTAAGAAGGGGTTTAAACAATGGACTTGTTCACACAACTTATTTCCTTCCATTTGCTGTAATTGTTAGCAAGAACTTTAAATGTACAAGTAGTGTTTGCCTCAAAGTCTAGTTTTGATACAGAGATTACTTCCTCTTATGTTAATCcactaaaatacttttttgccATCTAATGCAATGCATTAAGCTCATTTTATAAAGAGCATTTGTAactaattgcttttaaaaatgtaatgatATGTTTTTCAGCCTATGTTGTCCTTAGCTCACTTGAAAAGTTACTGAATAAAAGAAGGTAATGCATGGCAGTCTTCCTCTTAAGGAAAtttgagagcttttttttccccatgaaagtTCTTACCTGCTGCTTCTGGAGAGGTACAACGCTGTGGAAGGTGTTTGCTTAAAGCCTCAGAAGGAGTTGCCTCTAAATTTAGATGGTCTGTTCAAGCTATTCTCAATATTTTGATGCAGAAATtacataaaattcaaataaatgttACAAATACATTGTGCAGCTCATTCGGAAATTTTAAAACTGTGGAAGAACTGCAGTTTCTATGAAAGCGTTTAATTTCTGTTCATAAATACCTAAACCTACTGCTTCATGACTTTCTGTAGcttccaaaagaaaacacttttgttCTACAAATCATATTTGAACCTTTTTAATTGTgcctgttttctgaagaaaaagagaagactttAAACTCTCAATATTTTTGCCCTTCAAAGTGAACTTCCAGAAGGCCTACAATGGAAGAAATCCAGTGTCATTTGTACAGCTGAGAACCTATTGGTAGTTTGTAGCAaggttttctttcccttgctctttTTTGACAGTAAAAATCCACTTCAGTGGAAAAGTCTTGGAAGCCTCACAGGTGACCAGAATGGCTTTATAATAAATGTGATTAATGTTTTCAACTTCAACAGTCTCATTTTTCAGTTCTAGAAGCATAACCTTCTTTTTAGAAGAAGTCGAAACGGATTCGATCCATCTGTTCTGGTGCTTCAGCAGTACTTATACTAGTACTAGGTTTTGCATTTGTTAGCAGGTACTGAAACTAATCTGAAGTTTTTAGAGTTGATTAACATGTTATTTACTCTATAGTTTTTTCTAAAGTCATGTTTTATGGCACAGAGTGACTTATCAAACTTTCTTGACACTTACTCTGCAAATATTAGTTGCTATAGAGGTCACTTTTAGTAGAATTGTTCCTGCTTTCTTTGGTTTTAGTCAGTTTGTTTAATCTAACAGTATACCTACTGTTAAATGATGCTGGAGTAACataataaaaatagtaacaaCTGGTAAAATTTCACTCCTAGTTGTTGCATGTTACTGTTGTGTttgaaatgctggaaaaatacACATGATCATAGAATGGAATTATTTAATGATCTGTAAACTTAATTTTGTATGATATATGAGGCTTATTGTGGTGGAATAGTTTAGGGGGGCAACAGCCAAAAGGCATTTCTTGAAGGCTCTTTTGAGCTAGACTTAACTATAGGGATTTCTAGTTTAGGTGTGTGCTGTAATAAtccattataaatatttataaatataaatatatataaatatgtgcacttttctgcttttggtgctagcaaaaaaaagtcttatcttttcaaaataatttaaaacagaatGGTTTTGCCTTCAATTAAGTTTTTTTTCGAGAACGTCactgagaaatagaaatattaattgtTTTCTCCGTGTTCTAAGGTTCTAGGTggattcatttcctttttcagggGTGTGAGCAACTACTGAAATCTTGTAGCTATTGAATGTTCCCAAGTGAAAGTAGGTTATTTGTGACTATAAACAGCTTTTACTTTTCAGAACGCTAAACTTTTATCctcaataaaagaataaaattagtcTGTGTTCATAGCCAAGTTTATCTCCCTTTATATATTTCCTGTTCCTTTGAAGGATGCAAAGGTTTTCATACGTTTAATTGTGTTGGGAAACCAAACTTACACTTGAGGTGCAGGCATGTTCCAAAGAGCTGgtgatggcttttttttccctatttttcttttttttgcggTACCTTCTTATAAGTGCTTACTGAGGCAGTGAGAGACCTCTGcccatttcattcttcttttttttttcattttgcttttatgaGAATTTAGGAACAAATAAGACGTTTAACCAGTATTTctgttcacttttctttttccagtttttgcCATATTGCTGAAACCAGGCTGAATCATCAAGGAAGTATTAACAGGGTTAAGCTACTGGGAGAAATAAATGTAGTGACAGGGTCCCTCcctaacccccccgcccccccccttttttttttccccccaacttctgctttcttcatagcagagtgTCTTTGGGtctgttccttccttccctcaccatcccccctgcccccagcagaAAATCTAAATTGATTACATATGGGGCATTATAAATGCTTCGAGTAGGGATATTTGCTGCTCATCTTTGGCTGATGATGCTTCATATATGACTTGGTGTAGGCTTAAGCATTTATGAGAGTTGAGTGCTGAAATGCACTAAGTCTCTCGGGTTCCTGAAAGCTATTTTTTGGTTGTTAAATTGGTTATTATAGGAGAGTACCCCTGTATCTAAGTGTGTTTTTCTAAATGTGTCTAAAGGCTTGTAAAAGCCTTTTTTATGTTAATCAAAGGTGAGAGTTAAAAAGATCCCCTTGATTAAAGGTAGTGACGTGAGAGAACCAGCACAGGGGGACTTaagtcttcatttctttttttttctcttatgtgcACATTTAGTGTCCTAGGGCATGTTAGGTGTTCTAATTCACCGCCGTTTATCAAAAGTTGAGAGACAATGTTGTTTGGCAGTCTCTGTAGCAAGAAAGGAAGCGTCTTTTGTTGTGGACATCCTTTCTCTTAGCTCTGCTCTTGCTTTTTGCCAGCTGCTCATTGTCTATACTTGCTTATTTAGTATTCACAAGGGATTTTATAAGTTCTTATCAGTTTGTTGCCACAGCACATCATTTCCTCTTGTCATCGTTAGTTCttaatttgagggggaaaaaaacccaacagatttGCATTAGAACTGGtgagtggttttaaaaaaaaaaaaaaaaccattcatgAGCACTGTTGAGTTGCACAGCATTGTTTTGTTCGTTCTCTCCTTTCTAACGCAGTTTGTAGTAAAGGTCTCACTTCTAGTACTTACTCTGCTatgccttccccccgcccccttcttttctgaggagaggaaaacaatttttttgccaAAGGCTAAAAATATCCAGTGCTTCAGATAATCCTCCTAGAAGATACAAGGAAGTTCAGCATAAAAATAGTGGTAGCTGAAAAGATTGACCCCCCTCTCTGAATGGCTGAAGGGAGGTTGTTTTGGCGGGTTGGTTTTTTGGGGACTTCTTATTTCACTATCTACAGtttcttcctcatctttttaTACTCAAAGACATGTAGATGCTTTAGTGTGCTCTCCTTTTGAGAAATAAGGATGGATTTGAGAAGCTGAATATTTCTCTGGCTTATTGGCTGTGGAACTGTTGGTTCCACCTTACCTCTTTATTTCTTAACAGCACGTTTAAATCTTCCGGTGAATAATTATTTGCCTAATATCTGAGTTTTACTAGacaattttaaagcatatttgaaAATCCAGTCTTCAGAACTGTTTGTTAATTCCAATCTCAGTTGATCATTTTGTTAGGAGATTCATGGTTTTACAGAATTGTCGGAAAACTCTGTTAACAGAACAGGGCTGTTCCTTTGGTCCCTTCACTCTCCTTTTTCCACTAATCAATAATGAGATAACTGGGGACTCTGTTTTATATTCATCCAGCTTGGGGGAGAGGTTCTAAGAgtttctagatttttttgtttgtttgtttctaaacaAAATTAGGCATAATGGCAAGGTTTGAAACAGTCATTCTGTTCACATCGGACTTTGTTGTACCTTTTTCTTATTTACTAATCACTTGTTAattcatccttttcctttttttaacagaacTAAATTGGAAGAATCGTTATTGATGTGAAGACTTCATCACTGACATCTATATGTTCAGTTGTTAGCCTCCAAGAAATAATAACAGCTCATCACTTGCAATAAGTGCTTTTTTATACACTGAcgtttatttgcaaaaaaaaaaaaaaaaaaacactgaacaaaCCTTTTGAAGACTTGTGTCAAATGACGTCAATGGCCAGTTTGTTCTCCTTTACTAGCCCAGCTGTGAAGCGTTTGTTGGGCTGGAAGCAaggagatgaagaggaaaaatggGCAGAAAAAGCTGTTGACGCTTTggtaaaaaagctgaaaaagaaaaagggtgctATGGAAGAATTGGAGAAAGCCTTGAGCAGTCCAGGACAGCCCAGCAAGTGTGTTACTATCCCCCGTTCTTTAGATGGGCGACTTCAAGTTTCTCATAGAAAAGGCCTTCCCCATGTTATTTACTGTCGTGTTTGGCGTTGGCCTGATCTACAAAGCCATCATGAGCTGAAGCCATTGGATATTTGTGAATTTCCTTTTGGATCTAAACAGAAGGAAGTCTGCATCAATCCATACCACTATAAGAGGGTGGAAAGCCCAGGTATGTTTGAATATGACTGTCTGAATGCTGAACAAAATCTCCAGAAACGACCTCCTCTTGACTTCTTCCTTCTCCAGTACTACCTAGTGAATTAAATTCAGTGTATGAGGGCGTTTGGAAGAGTAATGTTCGAAGTGTAGTTTTCTTGTGGGTTAGGGGGAAGGTCATACCTTCTGCACACAGCTATTTCTTTGTGGTAAAACGTATTTTTTTCACCAGATCTCTTAGGCGTGCTTCCCATAAAGTTAGTGGCAAAATTCTAATTTAGagtaaaataggaaagaaatagtCAGAAGACTTCAGATTCTTTGGGAAACTTGTTTGTGAAGCTCAGTCCTTGTGAGGAGGTTGGTAGCGTTCTTTCAGGGACTTAATACTTCATCAGTTAGTGatataaaacaaggaagaaagctCCCTGCTTGACTTCCCATTATCAGGCCAGCAGAGTTGAGTGGAACTAAGAGCGATCAGTTAGAGCAAATTGCGTACCAAAATGTGTTTGGTAATGAGTCTGCTGTTAAGGCACGTTGCCATGGGAGAAGGTGAGGAGGATCATGGTTATGAGTGGGAGAGAAGAATTATGTTACTCTGGAAAGTATAGTGAAAAGTTGCTGCCTTTGTTCCACGCAGTAGGATGTGCTCTACTTGAATTCCCTACTTTAGAATacttgaatttaaaaattaaaactccaTTTTGGCAATAGCTGTTTATTTGTCATATAGATTTTGTATGTCTTCGATGTAAAATACTATGTACCGATCTAGCTGGACTATTACTTACGGTAATACTGACTCTGGCTTTCCTTTTGCATTGATTTGATAGTATACACTGATTTTTATGCTTCCAGTTATGTGAAATATGAGTTtacttttgctctttcttgcaAGAGTAATGTTTCCGTTTTCCATGAAGTataatttaaaagaatgaaagacGAAAAAaaggggcagagggaaggcagttggatcctctgctcttttccttcctcttgccaCCCCAATTGGTGTTGAAATTATCATGGTGAGCAGAAATAACACGTTTGTATCCTGTTCCTTCTATCTCTATTTTTAAtctaaacttttgtttttttgtttttgtttttttattttgttttagttctaCCTCCAGTGTTAGTGCCTAGACATAGTGAATTCAATCCACAGCACAGCCTACTTGTTCAGTTCAGGAACCTAAGCCACAATGAACCACATATGCCACATAATGCGACATTTCCAGATTCTTTTCAACAACCCAACAACACTCCGTTTTCCATTTCGCCAAACAGTCCCTATCCACCTTCTCCAGCCAGCAGCACTTATCCAAGTTCCCCAGCTAGTTCCGGACCATCTAGTCCATTTCAGCTACCAGGTAAGTATAGCCTAAACATGGGCTTgctaaaaataattgaaataatttacTGTAATGCTAAAATCTATTGCGACTTCTTTATGAATTTGTGATACTtaacaataaattattttgcCGTTtgtattttagggttttttctttgttactgGTTGGAGTTCCCTCTTCTGctagttttgtttttccaaacgCTTTTCCTCACAGATACTGTACAAGTGAGTTATTCTGCACAGCTTCAATGTGCAGTCATTGGtgaatactttaaaataacacCTAGCAATGAAAAGAAGGCAGATGTAACTGACTGATCAAGAAATGTATCTGTGTCTCTGaagcaaaatactgaaaagtgaTATTTAACTGGAAAAATCGGGTGTGAATTTTCAGTAGAAGAATCGTAAATGATTTGGgtgaaaatagaaggaaaaaaaaccccaaactgaaaGAGTCAAAGGGAAGAAGCCAGTGAGAAGCCAGTAAGAAGAATGTATTCATGGCATCTGCACGGGGTTTCTGAAATGGGGAACAGCAGGGTGTTGATACACATACTGCTCTATAGAATGGAAGAATAGAGACATCCACACTTGTGTAATGAACTCAGcctacagaagcagcaaaaaaaaaaaaaaaaagtcatctggtTTAGACCTTCATTGTCCTATGTGAAAGAGGGCTAGCAttgttccctcctcctttctttcttttggaacatggagaaaagaaggagaaaagagtgGACAAGAGAGCTAATGTTTGCATTACAGAAATGGGAACTGCAGTCACCCTGCCCAGTTGCAGaagtgcagtttaaaaaaaaccctatctcaGATTTTCTCATGTATGTAATCTTGTTACTGAGTTCCTGTAGGTGAGAATACAGCTGTTGATGGAGACAACTGTAAAGAGCATTGTCTGGGTCGTCTTCAGACTGCTTTGAAAGTGAATCCCAGTATTTAATGTTTCTCGCAAAAGAGCGTTATTTGTTTGGCAACCCAAAGTTGTTTGggtttattcagttttattttttcttgtttgtagCTGATACTCCACCTCCTGCGTATATGCCCCCTGATGATCAGATGGGGCAGGATAATTCTCAGTCTATGGACACAAGCAATACCATGATCCCTCAAATCATGCCAAATATATCTACCAGAGGTAAGTTATAAAGTACAGTGTAAAATTAACTTCATTTGGGTTCTTAATACTAATGGCCAGTTGATTGAATAATTTCAAATGGTGCAATAAACCTGTGCTGATAAGTGGACGCAATCCAAGACAAACTGGAAGCAAACCAAAAAAGAAGAACTGAGAAACAGAACTTGTGCTGCTCATTTGTTTGATTTCTGGTTATCTCAGCTTTTAAAGTATTACATAGTATTGCTTATGACAAgttgaacttttttttcatttctcagaatTATGGAGTGTTTTACGGCTACCTTTTGCATGCTATTGGAAATGTATAGACTGGAAGGCTCTGAAAACTGAGTCCCAAAACATCTGTTATTAAAAGGGGACAGAAAAATCGTATTTCACTTAATATCACAGTCATCTATATAATTTTTGTTTATGTAGTTTTTTTTACTTAATATCAtgtttaaaataggaaaataattgtAAACATTGATGGAATA
The sequence above is a segment of the Struthio camelus isolate bStrCam1 chromosome 13, bStrCam1.hap1, whole genome shotgun sequence genome. Coding sequences within it:
- the SMAD5 gene encoding mothers against decapentaplegic homolog 5, which produces MTSMASLFSFTSPAVKRLLGWKQGDEEEKWAEKAVDALVKKLKKKKGAMEELEKALSSPGQPSKCVTIPRSLDGRLQVSHRKGLPHVIYCRVWRWPDLQSHHELKPLDICEFPFGSKQKEVCINPYHYKRVESPVLPPVLVPRHSEFNPQHSLLVQFRNLSHNEPHMPHNATFPDSFQQPNNTPFSISPNSPYPPSPASSTYPSSPASSGPSSPFQLPADTPPPAYMPPDDQMGQDNSQSMDTSNTMIPQIMPNISTRDVQPVAYEEPKHWCSIVYYELNNRVGEAFHASSTSVLVDGFTDPSNNKNRFCLGLLSNVNRNSTIENTRRHIGKGVHLYYVGGEVYAECLSDSSIFVQSRNCNYHHGFHPTTVCKIPSGCSLKIFNNQEFAQLLAQSVNHGFEAVYELTKMCTIRMSFVKGWGAEYHRQDVTSTPCWIEIHLHGPLQWLDKVLTQMGSPLNPISSVS